In Trichocoleus sp. FACHB-46, a genomic segment contains:
- a CDS encoding photosystem I protein PsaX, protein MSAQAVKSSVKTKAVVDESKPPYPYRTIVSLILLAGNFLVAAIYFHAINP, encoded by the coding sequence ATGAGCGCTCAAGCAGTGAAATCATCGGTTAAAACCAAAGCAGTTGTGGATGAGTCTAAGCCCCCTTATCCCTACCGCACCATTGTTAGCTTGATTCTCTTAGCTGGCAATTTCCTGGTTGCAGCTATTTACTTCCATGCCATCAACCCATAG